The genomic window CGGTAGCTATCACTTGCTATTCCTGCCACCATAGATTGAGGCATAAGCAATAGTTGTTTCCTATCTACGCCTGATTGATTTTTTAGAGTTGTTGAAGCACAGCCCGAGATAAGAAGGGCTAATAAAAATAAAATGCTATATTTCATTCTTAAAATAATACTTGGCTTCCTAGCTCAACCACACGGTTGGGTGGCAGTTTAAATTGATTGGTAATTGTTTCTGCACTTCTAAATAAACCTATAAACAATTTCTTTCTCCAATAGTTCATATTTTCTTTTGGTGTTGCCAATAAAATTTCCTTACCAATAAAGTAAGAGCTATTCATTGGGTCAATATTGATACCATTTTTAGCGTGCAGGGCAAGGTCTTTAGGTAAGTCAGGCTCATCTTTAAATCCATATTTCACAGTCACTTTATAAAAATCGTGAGGTAATTTTTCAACAGTCACAAGATCTTTTTTAAGTGAATGAGGGTAGTCCATAAACATAACGGTCAGAATAATAACTTTTTCATGGATAACTTTATTATGCTTGAGGTTATGAAATAAGGCATGAGGCACACCATCTGGATTGGGCGTTAAAAATATTGCTGTACCTTCCACCCGAGGGGGAGGGTTAGTTCCAATAGAGGTAATGAATGAATTAATTTCAATAGCCTCACCTTTGAGTATTTTGTAAAGAATTGCACGTCCCTTTTTCCAGGTAGTCATTAAAATAAAAATCACAGAGCCAATCAAAATTGGAAACCAGCCACCATCAGGTATTTTTAAAATATTTGCACTAAAGAATGCAAGATCGATTATTAAAAAGATTGCCATGAAAATAACTGTCTTTATGGAATTCCATTTCCATACTTCATAGAACACAAAGCTTGCGAGAAGTGTCGAGATCACCATATCACCTGTGACTGCAATACCATAAGCCCCTGCAAGATTCCCAGAGCTTTTGAAGGTCACAACTAAAGCCATAACTGCAATCATTAAGAGCCAATTAATTCTTGGGAGGTAAATTTGCCCTTCTTGATTTTCAGAAGTATGTTCGACATGCATTCTTGGCAGAAATCCTAACAGAAGTGCTTGTCTTGAGACTGAGAAAGCGCCTGTAATGACAGCTTGTGAAGCAATGATTGCTGCGAGCGTTGCTAAAATAATAAGAGGTATGACAAGAAATTCAGGCGCCATGAGATAAAAGGGATTTTTAATATTTTCAGGGTTGCTAATAATTAATGCGCCTTGTCCAAAGTAATTTAATGTAAGCGCTGGAAGTACAAAAATAAACCATGCAAGCCTAATTGGCTTACGTCCAAAATGCCCCATATCTGCATAAAGTGCCTCAGCGCCGGTGACAGATAAAACGACCGCGCCTAATGCTACGAATGCAACCATTGGCGATAGCTGGAAGAAATGAAATGCATACAATGGATTAATAGCTGAGAGAACATGTGGCTCCTGTGCAATATTAATAATTCCCAATAGCGCGAGCGTTAAGAACCAAAAAAACATAATAGGGCCAAAGAAAGTGCCCACAACATTCGTCCCTTTACTTTGTGCGTAAAATAAAATAAATAACACTACAAGAGTTATAGGAATAATAAGATGGCTTAAAGAAGGCGCAACAACCTCAAGACCTTCGATCGCAGATAAAACAGAAATTGCAGGAGTAATCATTCCGTCTGCATAAAACATACATGCCCCAAGAATACCTAAAATCATAATCAAATTTCTTTTATTGCCACTGGGCGCATTTTTATTAGCAAGAGAGAGAAGAGCCATAATGCCCCCTTCACCTCTATTGTCAGCACGCATAATAAAGGCAACATATTTAGCTGACACAATCATAATGAGCGACCAAAAAATAAGGGACAGTATGCCAAGGACGTTAAACTCGGTAAGCGCGACAGGATGTTTACTGAGAGAAAAAACTTCTTTCATAGTGTATAGCGGGCTTGTGCCAATATCACCAAATACAACACCTAATGCTGAAAGTGAGAGTGTAGCTAGAGAAGCTTTTTGATTTTTTTTATCTTCCATGTGTGCGTCAGTTTTTTTTAAATCAATCTAAAATTATTGATCTTTGAGATCTGAAATATTTGCGTCAGCTTGCCCATGGTTTAGTTGAATATGGATTTTATCATTAAGCTTTAACTGGGCTACATTATTTACAACCTGGCCTTCCACATTTGTAATGATGGAATAGCCTCTTGATAAAACAGCATGAGGGCTTAAGTGATCCAAGTTTAATTTTAATTTATCGATGTGCAAACGATATTGGATCAAAGTATTCTTCATACTTTGATTAATCCTCTGTATATATTGATGAATCTGTTCTTTTTGTCGTTGAATGTGTTGGTGAGGCGATATAAGACGCTTTTCTAGGTAATCAATTTTCTGCATCACTTCTCGAATAAGAACTGCCATGACTTTATTTAATTGGTTTTTATAAATCTGAATTGTTTTGATAAGTTCGACACTATGACTTGTAACGAGTTCAGCAGCTCCTGTTGGCGTTGGGGCTCTTAAGTCCGAAACAAAATCAGCTATAGTTGTATCAGTTTCATGCCCAACACCTGTAATTGTAGGTATTTTTGATGCAACAATCGCTCGCACTAAGATTTCCTCATTAAATGCCCATAAGTCTTCAATCGAACCTCCACCCCGCGCTAAGATCAGCACATCACATTCTTGCCTTATATTTGCAGTTTCAATGGCTTTCACAAGCGCTAGAGGCGCTTCTTTACCCTGAACGAGACTAGGATAAATAATGACTGGAATATGTGGACTTCGTCTTTTAAGTGTAATTAAAATATCTTCGATCGCGGCCCCTGTGGGCGACGTAATGACACCAATAGATTTAGGAAATTGAGGTATTGATTTTTTGCGAGAATCCTCAAAAAGACCTTCTTTCAGGAGTTTTTCTTTTAATTGATTGAATGCTTCTGATAAAAGCCCCGCACCTGCATGCCTAATTGACTCAATATTGAGTTGATATTCGCCCCGGGCCTCATATAAACCGATAAAACATTTTGCTTCAATCTTTTCGCCATTTTTAGGCATCCAATCCGTTGCCATATTTTTATTTTTAAACATGGTACAACGGACTTGAGCTTCATCATCTTTAAGAGAAAAGTACCAGTGTCCAGAAGATGCGCTTATGAAATTAGAGATTTCACCTGAAATCCAAAATGAGGGAAAGCTCTGCTCAAGGAGCTCCCTTACAAGACGATTAATTTCTTTGACAGAAAAAACCCTGGCTTCGTTAGGTTTGGGGGTATTTATTGGAGTTGAATTAATCAAACTAGAAGGATATCCGTTACAATTATCTTCATTATAGAGTTAATGAATAACTAAAGAGCTTTAATTGAAGAAATTTTTTTTATCACATAGACAAGCCCATTTAATTGCTTTTATTGCTGCTTATTTTTTAGTTGCATTAGCAGTCTTCATTCAAAACAAATTCAACCTCGAACCATGTCCTTTATGTGTGACCCAGAGGATTATTTTTATGGTGCTGGGGTTACTTTTTTTAATCAATGCATTCATTAGGCCTACTTATTTAATTAAAAAGTTATCTTTAGTCGTTTTATCTATAACTTCAATCACGGGCATGGTATTTTCATTTAAACATATCTTGATCCAATCAAAAGCTATTAGCGCGCCAAATGAATGTGGTGTTGATTTAAATTATATGTTTGAAAATTTCCCATTCTCAAAAGCTTTGAATTTGCTTTTTAAAGGGACAGGCGACTGCTCACATATTGATTGGACTTTGTTAGGCCTTACGATCCCTGAATTAGCTTTAATCGGATTCATATCATTTTTTGTATATACCGTTTTTTTATTTAGGATGAATTTAAAGTAATGCAATTAGAAGATTTTATTGGAAATACACCACTCGTTGCTTTGCAGCGGATGCACGGAAATTCAAGCGGTGCCATCCACTTAAAGTTGGAAGGGAATAATCCTGCCGGCTCAGTCAAAGACAGGGCTGCTTTTTCTATGATTCATAACGCTGAATTAAGGGGCGACATTAAACCTGGTGACACACTCATTGAAGCTACATCTGGGAATACAGGTATAGCGCTTGCTATGGTGGCTGCGATGAAAGGTTACAAAATGATTCTGGTCATGCCGGAAAATCAAACCATTGAAAGACGGCAAACTATGAAAGCATTTGGCGCAGAATTTATTCTGACTTCAAAAGAGGGCAGTATGGAGCTTGCCAGAGATATTGCCTTAAAAATGCAAAAAGAAGGTAAGGGTTTTGTACTAGATCAATTCAGTAATCTTGACAATCCTAAAGCGCATTATGAGACGACAGGTCCTGAAATTTGGAAAGATACAAAGGGCCGTGTCACACACTTTATTGCGAGCATGGGAACCACAGGTACGATTGTAGGTACTTCGCAATTCTTAAAAGAAAAAAATAAGAATATTCAAATTATTGGTGTACAGCCAGAAGAGGGTGCTCAGATTCCAGGCATACGTAAATGGCCAGAAGCCTATTTGCCGAAAATATACAGCGCAAAAAATATTGATCACATTGAATATGTTTCACAGCAACATGCAGAAGAGACTGCGAGACGACTTGCAAAAGAAGAAGGTATTTTTTCTGGTGCATCGACAGGTGGCGGACTTTATGTTGCACTGAAAATCGCAAAAACAAATAAAGATGCCGTCATTGTTTCTATTGCTTGTGATCGCGGTGACCGTTATCTATCTTCTAATTTATTCTTGAGTTAATGCATTGATTCCTATTTTAGTTTTTGATATTGAAACCATTCCTGACATTCAAGGCATTAGATCTTTATATACCTTAGAGAAAAATTTATCTGATGATGATGTCGTCAATGTAGCTCTTTATAAAAGAAGACAAAAAAACGGCTCTGATTTCCTGCAGCACCATCTTCAAAAAATTGTAGCTATCTCGTGTGTCCTTAGAGAAAAAGACCAGTTAAAGATTTGGACGCTTGGGGAGGTTGATGATCCTGAAGAAGAAGTCATCCAACGTTTTTTTGATGGCATTGATAAATATACACCCACCCTTGTATCTTGGAATGGCTCAGGGTTTGATCTTCCTGTATTAAATTATAGAGCGTTAATGCATGGCATTAATGCATCCAAGTATCTAGACATGGGTGAAATAGATAAAGATTTTAAATGGAATAATTATTTAAGTCGATATCACACGCGCCATACGGATTTAATGGAATTTTTAGCGATGTTTCAAGGTAAAAATAACGCGCCCCTAGATGATATTGCAAAGCTGTGTGGCTTCCCAGGCAAGTTAGGTATGGATGGCGGTAAAGTTTGGGATACATACAGACAAGGAGACATTCAATCAATTAGAGATTATTGTGAAACTGATGTCGCCAATACTTATCTTGTATATCTTAAATTTCAATTGATCAGAGGCCATCTTAACCAAAATGAATATGAGTCTGAAATTAATTTAGTTAGAAATACAATTCAAGAATACCAAAAAGATTATTGGGATGAATTCCTGTCCGCATGGAAATCTTAGACATTTCTAAATGCAAGACGATATAAAACCTAAAAAAAAATTATTACTCGCCACAATAGAAAATATTGATCAAGAGGGGCGAGGTGTTACCCATATTGATGGTAAAGCTATTTTCGTCGAAGGTGCCCTTCAGGGTGAGATTGTCGAATGCGAGTCATATGTTAAAAAACCAAGTTACGAAATTGCTTTTACAGAAAGAGTCATTCGGCAATCTAATTTAAGAGTAAAGCCTAAATGCGATCACTTTAATCGTTGTGGTGGTTGTTCTATGCAGCATTTTGAGTTCCAAGCACAAATTGCAGCTAAGCAAAGGGTCTTTGAAAATACGTTATCTCGCATTGGTAAAGTTAAAACTGAAACAATACTCACCCCTCTTGCAGGACCATCATGGCATTACCGATATAAAGGTCGCTTAAGAGTCAAGTTTGTTGTTAAGAAAAATAAAGCGCTTGTGGGATTCAATGAAAAAAGAACACATTTCATTGCTGACATTTCTAGCTGTGAAGTCTTACCTCAAACCCTCTCCGATATCTTGCCTCAACTGCAAGACTTAATCACTCAACTTTCGATTAAAGATCAGATTCCTCAAATTGAATTTGCTGCGGATCAAAAGCATTTGGTTTTAGTATTAAGAATTTTAGATGCATTAAATACAAATGATGAGTTGCTTTTAAATACATTCTCATCTCAACACCCGGTGCAATTTTGGACCCAATCCAAAGGGCCTGATACGATAAAACCTTTATCGAAGAAAGATGACGTTAAGCTTTCTTACGCATTAAAAGAATTTGGGCTGCAGTTTAGTTTTATGCCGTACGACTTTACGCAAATCAATCCCTTCATCAATCAGGTATTAGTAAGAAGGGCAATGAGTTTATTAAAGCCTTCAAAAGATGATCGTATTTTCGATTTTTTCTGTGGCCTAGGAAATTTCACATTACCTATAGCCACGAGTGGCGCAAAAGTGAGGGGTATCGAAGGCTCAGCATCGCTCATAGAAAGAGCAAAGCAATGTCGTGATGAAAATCACTTAAATGATTTTGTTGAATACCAATGTATGAATTTATTCGACATTACGAAAGAATCCTTATTAAAGTTAGGTCATGCAAATAAATGGCTCATTGACCCACCACGGGATGGGGCATTTCAATTGGTGCAACTTATTGATGACGACATTCATCCTTCTATCATTGTTTACGTATCTTGTAATCCAGCGACCCTTGCAAGAGACGCTCAAATATTAGTGCATGAGAAGGGTTACAAATTTGATAAAGCTGGTATTGTAAATATGTTTCCACATACTTCACATGTTGAATCGATTGCATTATTTGTAAAGACGGAATCTTAAAAATCATTTAACTATGCATATTAAAATTTCAATTGCAGAACAGAAGCTTCATTTATATCGTGATGATAATGTATGGGTAAAATCTTTTGTAATCTCCACTGCAGAAAAAGGCATAGGTCAAGATAAAGGTAGTTTTTGTACGCCTTCAGGTAAACATATCGTTCGCGCAAAAATTGGTCAAGGCGCACCTCTCTATGCTCAGTTTGCGGCTCGTAGACTTACAGGAAAAATATGGCATCCATCAATGTCAGAAAATAACCCAAAAGAGGATTGGATTTTAACCCGCATACTTTGGCTCTCGGGTCTTGAGATTGGATTTAATCGTCTAGGAAATCAAGATACGATGCAGCGTTTTATCTATATCCATGGGACGAATGATTTAGCTCGCTTAGGTCAGCCTGTATCACATGGATGCATTCGCATGGACAACCAAGACATCATCGATTTGTTTGATCAAATTAATGCAGGCGATCATGTATTGATCAATGAAATCTAATATGTATAAAAACCAATACCGATATTACGATCTTGTCATGGCAGCGTTTGTGACAGTATTGATCACATCAAACTTAATTGGACCTGCAAAAATTTCTCAGGTAGAGGTTCCATTTTTTGGCCTTCTTACTTTCGGTGCTGGGGTCTTATTTTTCCCTATCTCATTTATTTTTGGCGATATCTTAACTGAGGTTTATGGTTATGCTGCTTCAAGAAGAGTGATATGGGCAGGTTTCATAGCGCTTGCTTTTGCATCTTTTATGGCTTGGATGATTGTGGCGCTTCCACCTGCACCCTATTGGCATAATCAAGAGGCCTATGAAATTGCATTCGGTTCAGCTTGGCGAGTTTCTTTGGCAAGTTTGGTTGCTTTTGCTGCAGGCGAATTTGTAAACTCTTTTGTATTAGCAAAAATGAAAATTATGACAAAAGGAAAATATTTATGGAGCCGTACGATCGGTTCTACCATTGCAGGTGAAGCGATTGATTCAATTCTATTCTATCCTTTAGCTTTTTATAATAGCGGTGTGATTCCAAATGACAAAATCATCCTAGTAGTGATTGCACAGTTCGTTGCCAAAACGCTGATAGAAATTTTATTTACCCCAGGGATATATAAGATTGTTGCTTTCTTAAAAAAGAAAGAAAATCTAGATCATTTTGATACACGCACCAATTTCAATCCTTTTATTTTTAAATGATATGAACGTTATTCAATCAAAATGAAGCTGGGCCCATTAATGATTGATGTTGAAGGGCTTGTATTAAGCGATGCGGACATTAAAAGAATTTCGCACCCCTTGGTTGGCGGACTTATTTTATTTTCAAGAAACTATCAAGACACTGCTCAATTAAAGACATTAACAGATGCTATTAGAAAGATAAGGGGCCATGACTTCTTAATCGCTGTCGATCATGAAGGTGGCCGCGTCCAAAGATTTAGAGAAGGCTTTACTGCGATCCCTGCTATGAGAAAGTTAGGCGAAATTTGGGATAATGACCCCAAAAAAGCAAATCACTTAGCTTTTTTAATTGGCCAAATTATCGCGATTGAATTAAGAATATTTGATATCGATTTTAGTTTTACACCGGTTTTAGATATTGATTACAGCGAAAGTACCGTAATTCGAGATAGAGCCTTTCATGGCGATATTGAAGCCATTAAAGCTTTGGCATCTCACCTTTTGGAAGGTTTAAACGAAGGCGGCATGCATGGCGTTGGAAAACACTTTCCAGGGCATGGGTATATAAAGGCCGATTCACATCTAAGTATTTCGGAGGATACGAGAACGCTCGACGAGATTGGGTCTAAAGATATGAGTATTTTTATATCATTAATCAAGCATGGATTAAATGCAGTGATGCCTTCCCACGTTCTATACTCTGCCGCAGATAAAGATCCGGCTGGGTTTTCGCAATTTTGGCTTAAAAATCAATTGAGAGAAAAAGCTCATTTTAAAGGCGCTATTTTTAGCGATGATATGAGTATGAAAGGGGCTGTTCTTGGTGGTGAAATGAAGGATAGAATTATCAAAGCGCTTGAGGCTGGCTGTGACATGGTTTTGTTATGTAATAGCCCGCAATTGGTAGATGAAGTTTTACTTCAATTAGACTGGAAGATGTCATCTGAAAGTATTGAAAGGCTTCTTAAGATGAAAGGCTTTAAAGAGCCTCATATAGCCCTAAAAACATCACAAGAAAAAGGTTTCAAGGGTATGACAACTCAAATTATGACTATGTAAAAAAATTTAAATGAATATTGAAACTATTTGGTAAGTTATATAATCTATTACATGTATTAAAAACTTTATAAAAGGAAAACATATGCAAGAAAATATAAGAATTGAAAGCCAGTCGCAATCAGTATTAGCGACAAACAAAGTCCTTAGAAATACTTATGCTTTACTTGGTTTATCGCTTATTCCAACCGCAATCGGCGCTTACATAGGTATGAGCATGAATTTCTTATTTGCTCAACAGCATCCTATTATATTTGCCATTATGCTTTTAGCAGGTATGTTTGGTTTATTTTTCGCAATTCAAGCAAATCGAAATAACAGCTTAGGCGTTGTTTTCTTACTAGCACTCACTTTATTTTTAGGTGTGATGTTAGGTCCGATTCTTCAAGTAGCTTTTAGTTTAAGTAATGGCGCTCAAATCGTGGGTCTAGCAGCAGGAGGCACAGCTGCAATATTTTTAACGTTAGCTACGATCGCTACTACCACTAAAAAAGATTTTAGCTTTATGGGAAAATTTTTGATGATTGGTATCATTCTTCTCATCTTAGCTTCGCTTGCTAATTTATTCTTCCAAATACCTGCGATGGCTTTAGCATTGTCTGGTGTTGCAGTGTTATTATTCTCAGGATTCATTCTGTACGATGTAAGTCGCATTGTGAATGGTGGAGAAACGAACTACATCATGGCAACGTTAGCGCTTTATATGAATATCTATAACTTATTTGTAAATTTACTCCAGTTATTGATGGCTCTTCTAGGTAACAGAGACTAAATCATTTTTGTTTTTAAAAAAGCCGTAGTTTTCTACGGTTTTTTTCTTTTTGAAAGAAAGAAATCTTTTAGTATTTGGCTGCATTCTTTTTCTAAGACGCCACTCATAGCTTCTGCATGATGGTTAATCTCTTTGATACCTATGAGATCAACCATGCCTCCGCAAGCACCCGTCTTGGGGTCCGTAGCGCCATAGATAATTTTCCCAATACGCGCATGTTGAATAGCGCCTACACACATAGCACAGGGCTCAAGAGTCACATAAATTGAGCAGTCTTTTAATCTATAATTTTTGATGAGTTTAGCCGCTTCTCTTATGGCATTAATCTCAGCATGCGAAGTGGGGTCATGGTCGCCAATTGATGTATTCGTCCCTCTACCAATAACTTCACCATCCTGAACAATGACGGCACCTACCGGCACCTCATCTTTTAATTCAGCTTTTTTAGCTAGCTCTAAAGCTAGCCTCATAAACTTAAGATCTTCATCAGTCATGAAGAAGTTTATTTTCTCTTAAAGTCAGGGATTGTTTTTCTAAAGCGAATCACGAGGATATAAAGAACACCAATTAAAAATGCACCTCCTACCCAAATGCCAACTTCTTCGAGGGTTGGCTTTGCATCCTGAACTGGAAGCACGATGAGCTTTCTGAGAAAAAGCACCATCACAACCTCAATGAAAGTTTCAACTTCCAGTTTACTTCCATTGAGATAGCGCATTACAGCTGAAATAAGAGCCGATATCGACCAAAGCAACATGAGTGTGCCAAGCGCATGAATAAAGCCATGAATGAGATTGTTGGCATGCGCTGCGGCACTGATTTCAACGAAGAAAAGCCAAGTAAACATGATGATAGATGTCGCCAAAGCCAAACCAATCACAATATGAGCAAAGCCGTTTAAATAGAGCATAGCTTTGATAGCAAATCGATTAATGCCTTTGAATTCGGACGGGAGTTCAGTTTGAATCATCATAGAATCCTTATTAATTAAATTTGAAGGAAGTGAAAACTATCTTTATTATAGAGATAACTTTAAATATAAAGATAGTGTCCCAATGAAAAAACCAGCGATTACCGAACAGCCCATTCATGTCATTTTAGCCGACAGATGGAGTTCAAGAGCTTACGATCCAACTCAATTTGTTTCTCAGGAATTACTTTTATCCCTTATGGAAGCAGCGCGATGGAGTCCTTCATGCATGGGAGATCAGCCGTGGCAATTTATTGTATTTAATAAGAAAGATGCAACACCCTGGACGCAGGCACTTAATTGTTTGTCTATTGGTAATCAAAATTGGGCTATGGATGCATCTATTTTAATTTTGGCTTGCGCTCACCAAAACTTCTCGAATAATGAGAAAACTAACCGATGGGGCCAGTACGATACAGGCGCTGCTTCAGAAAATATCTGTCTTCAAGCCACAAGCTTGGGTATGGTGGCTCATCAAATGGGTGGATTTGATGTTGAAAAAACGAGACAATTATTTCAAATTCCAAGCCAGTATGATTTAATGTCCTTTATTGCGATTGGTTACCCACTCGCTATAGAGAAGGTAAATGCTGAAGCATTAGCTAAAGAAAAAGAAGCTAGAAAGCGCAAACCCTTAAGAGAGATTTTTTATACCAATCAATGGGGCGAGCAATCGTTATAGTTTTTCAATCGAATATTACTAGGATACTAGATGGCAACTGTAAAACTTACAAAAAAGAACTTTAAAAAAACAATCGAAGATAATGATTTTGTTATTGTTGATTTTTGGGCGCCATGGTGTGAACCTTGTATTGAATTTACGCCGATATTTGAAGCAGCCTCAGAAAAAAATAAGGATATTTTATTTGGGATGGTCGATATAGAAGCAGATACAGAAATTGGTGAATATTTCCAAGTTGAAAAAATACCAGGCCTTCTTATTATTAGAGAGCAAGCAGGCATTCATACTCAAATCGGTCAAATTGGCGCCTCGGCCCTTGATGAAATTATCAAGTGGGCAAGAGAACACGATATGTCAACTGTCAGAGATTATTATGAAAGAGAAGCTAAAGGCGAAATTAAGGCTGCCCAAGAAAAGTAGTCGGATCAACTGACTGACCTTGTTTTCTAATTTCAAAGTGAAGCTTCACTTTGTCAGCTCCAGAGTCACCCATCGTTGCGATCTTTTGCCCCTTCATAATGATCTGACCTTCTTTGACGAGAAGTTCTTTGTTATGAGCATACACAGACAAATAAGAGTTATTGTGTTTAATGATCACAAGCTTGCCATACCCTTTTAAATCTTCTCCGCTGTAAATAACCTTGCCCGGACCAGCTGCTTTAATTTCTTGACCGAGCGTTCCTACAATATCAATTCCCTTTTGACCTTGCGCCTCATTAAAAAGATTTTCTAACTTACCTTTAGCGGGCCATTGCCAATCTAATTTATCTTCTAAAGCAATAGGTGTAATTTCTTTAGATGTTATTGATGGAACGTTATTTGTAGTTTGCGGTGTTGTCGTCTTAAGGTTATAGGCTTCATCTGTATATTTTTCTCTAAAAGCTTTTGGGTTATCTAAATGACTGATACCACTTGTGACTGGTTTTGTTTGAGGCTGGGGTGAGGTTTCCGTATTGGCAGCTACTTCTTCATTATTTTTTAATGGTGTAGTGACGACATCTTCGTTTTTTTTCATTTCATTTGTAGTGACAACAGGATTGTTTGATTTAACTTGATCGAATTTTATTTTTTCGCCTACTTTAATCGCATAAGGCTCTTTAATATCATTTGCCTGAGCAACTTCTTTGTAATAAAAACCACAATCAAGACTTAAGCTATAAAGGGTATCGCCTGGTTTGACAATATAAACATCTGGGCATGGCTGAGTCGAGTCTCTTTTGGCTCTCGCGACAGATTTATTTTTTTGTATTGTAGTTGATTTATCTGCAGGAATTTTTTTCTCAGTGACTGGCGCTGGCGCATTGGATGCGCAACCAGCTATCAAAGAAAATAGTGCCATATTTATAATAAAAAAATTCAATCTCATTTAAAGTTATTCATCCAAGTTTTTAAATCAT from Candidatus Methylopumilus planktonicus includes these protein-coding regions:
- a CDS encoding potassium transporter Kup, encoding MEDKKNQKASLATLSLSALGVVFGDIGTSPLYTMKEVFSLSKHPVALTEFNVLGILSLIFWSLIMIVSAKYVAFIMRADNRGEGGIMALLSLANKNAPSGNKRNLIMILGILGACMFYADGMITPAISVLSAIEGLEVVAPSLSHLIIPITLVVLFILFYAQSKGTNVVGTFFGPIMFFWFLTLALLGIINIAQEPHVLSAINPLYAFHFFQLSPMVAFVALGAVVLSVTGAEALYADMGHFGRKPIRLAWFIFVLPALTLNYFGQGALIISNPENIKNPFYLMAPEFLVIPLIILATLAAIIASQAVITGAFSVSRQALLLGFLPRMHVEHTSENQEGQIYLPRINWLLMIAVMALVVTFKSSGNLAGAYGIAVTGDMVISTLLASFVFYEVWKWNSIKTVIFMAIFLIIDLAFFSANILKIPDGGWFPILIGSVIFILMTTWKKGRAILYKILKGEAIEINSFITSIGTNPPPRVEGTAIFLTPNPDGVPHALFHNLKHNKVIHEKVIILTVMFMDYPHSLKKDLVTVEKLPHDFYKVTVKYGFKDEPDLPKDLALHAKNGINIDPMNSSYFIGKEILLATPKENMNYWRKKLFIGLFRSAETITNQFKLPPNRVVELGSQVLF
- the xseA gene encoding exodeoxyribonuclease VII large subunit, which produces MINSTPINTPKPNEARVFSVKEINRLVRELLEQSFPSFWISGEISNFISASSGHWYFSLKDDEAQVRCTMFKNKNMATDWMPKNGEKIEAKCFIGLYEARGEYQLNIESIRHAGAGLLSEAFNQLKEKLLKEGLFEDSRKKSIPQFPKSIGVITSPTGAAIEDILITLKRRSPHIPVIIYPSLVQGKEAPLALVKAIETANIRQECDVLILARGGGSIEDLWAFNEEILVRAIVASKIPTITGVGHETDTTIADFVSDLRAPTPTGAAELVTSHSVELIKTIQIYKNQLNKVMAVLIREVMQKIDYLEKRLISPHQHIQRQKEQIHQYIQRINQSMKNTLIQYRLHIDKLKLNLDHLSPHAVLSRGYSIITNVEGQVVNNVAQLKLNDKIHIQLNHGQADANISDLKDQ
- a CDS encoding disulfide bond formation protein B, with the protein product MKKFFLSHRQAHLIAFIAAYFLVALAVFIQNKFNLEPCPLCVTQRIIFMVLGLLFLINAFIRPTYLIKKLSLVVLSITSITGMVFSFKHILIQSKAISAPNECGVDLNYMFENFPFSKALNLLFKGTGDCSHIDWTLLGLTIPELALIGFISFFVYTVFLFRMNLK
- the cysM gene encoding cysteine synthase CysM, with protein sequence MQLEDFIGNTPLVALQRMHGNSSGAIHLKLEGNNPAGSVKDRAAFSMIHNAELRGDIKPGDTLIEATSGNTGIALAMVAAMKGYKMILVMPENQTIERRQTMKAFGAEFILTSKEGSMELARDIALKMQKEGKGFVLDQFSNLDNPKAHYETTGPEIWKDTKGRVTHFIASMGTTGTIVGTSQFLKEKNKNIQIIGVQPEEGAQIPGIRKWPEAYLPKIYSAKNIDHIEYVSQQHAEETARRLAKEEGIFSGASTGGGLYVALKIAKTNKDAVIVSIACDRGDRYLSSNLFLS
- a CDS encoding 3'-5' exonuclease; amino-acid sequence: MIPILVFDIETIPDIQGIRSLYTLEKNLSDDDVVNVALYKRRQKNGSDFLQHHLQKIVAISCVLREKDQLKIWTLGEVDDPEEEVIQRFFDGIDKYTPTLVSWNGSGFDLPVLNYRALMHGINASKYLDMGEIDKDFKWNNYLSRYHTRHTDLMEFLAMFQGKNNAPLDDIAKLCGFPGKLGMDGGKVWDTYRQGDIQSIRDYCETDVANTYLVYLKFQLIRGHLNQNEYESEINLVRNTIQEYQKDYWDEFLSAWKS
- the rlmD gene encoding 23S rRNA (uracil(1939)-C(5))-methyltransferase RlmD produces the protein MQDDIKPKKKLLLATIENIDQEGRGVTHIDGKAIFVEGALQGEIVECESYVKKPSYEIAFTERVIRQSNLRVKPKCDHFNRCGGCSMQHFEFQAQIAAKQRVFENTLSRIGKVKTETILTPLAGPSWHYRYKGRLRVKFVVKKNKALVGFNEKRTHFIADISSCEVLPQTLSDILPQLQDLITQLSIKDQIPQIEFAADQKHLVLVLRILDALNTNDELLLNTFSSQHPVQFWTQSKGPDTIKPLSKKDDVKLSYALKEFGLQFSFMPYDFTQINPFINQVLVRRAMSLLKPSKDDRIFDFFCGLGNFTLPIATSGAKVRGIEGSASLIERAKQCRDENHLNDFVEYQCMNLFDITKESLLKLGHANKWLIDPPRDGAFQLVQLIDDDIHPSIIVYVSCNPATLARDAQILVHEKGYKFDKAGIVNMFPHTSHVESIALFVKTES
- a CDS encoding L,D-transpeptidase, producing the protein MHIKISIAEQKLHLYRDDNVWVKSFVISTAEKGIGQDKGSFCTPSGKHIVRAKIGQGAPLYAQFAARRLTGKIWHPSMSENNPKEDWILTRILWLSGLEIGFNRLGNQDTMQRFIYIHGTNDLARLGQPVSHGCIRMDNQDIIDLFDQINAGDHVLINEI
- a CDS encoding queuosine precursor transporter, giving the protein MKSNMYKNQYRYYDLVMAAFVTVLITSNLIGPAKISQVEVPFFGLLTFGAGVLFFPISFIFGDILTEVYGYAASRRVIWAGFIALAFASFMAWMIVALPPAPYWHNQEAYEIAFGSAWRVSLASLVAFAAGEFVNSFVLAKMKIMTKGKYLWSRTIGSTIAGEAIDSILFYPLAFYNSGVIPNDKIILVVIAQFVAKTLIEILFTPGIYKIVAFLKKKENLDHFDTRTNFNPFIFK